The Anoplopoma fimbria isolate UVic2021 breed Golden Eagle Sablefish chromosome 20, Afim_UVic_2022, whole genome shotgun sequence genome includes a window with the following:
- the oscp1b gene encoding protein OSCP1, whose protein sequence is MSSRTLPLLFINLGGEMLYILDQRLRAQNIPADKAKKVMNDIITTMFNKKFLEELFKPQELYSKKALRTVFDRLAHASIMRLNQASMDKLYDLMTMAFKYQVLLCPRPKDILLVSFNHMDAIKDFVKDTPSILSQVDETYRQLIEMYTTLSSGEFQLIRQTLLIFFQDMHIRVSIFLKDKVQNSNGRFVLPTSGPVPYGTQVPGLIRMFSCNGEEVTRRKFGNGGNYTSALREGSFEIFGERVTKLGTNMYSVSRPVETHMSGTSKNSAQHTKVNVAPNPLAKEELNLLARLMGGLEVQKTGNADSGFRVNLFATDEEEEEALISRPDDLSYGVINIQATKNQQANAELAKIMGEFTESGDQSPSSSSKGDDLLAMMDGL, encoded by the exons ATGTCCTCAAGAACCCTGCCGCTGCTGTTCATCAACCTCGGCGGAGAAATGCTGTACATCCTGGACCAGCGGCTCCGAGCTCAGAACATCCCTGCTGACAAAGCTAAGAAAG TTATGAatgacatcatcaccaccatgTTCAACAAAAAGTTCCTAGAAGAGCTTTTCAAGCCACAGGAGCTTTACTCCAAGAAGGCCCTGCGGACGGTGTTCGACAGGCTCGCCCACGCCTCAATAATGAGACTCAATCAAGCCAGCATGGACAAG CTCTATGACTTGATGACCATGGCTTTCAAGTACCAGGTGCTTCTCTGTCCCCGACCTAAGGACATCCTTCTCGTGTCCTTCAACCACATGGATGCAATCAAAGACTTTGTGAAAGACACTCCCAGCATTCTCAGCCAAGTTGATGAGACATACCGACAGCTCATAGAG ATGTATACAACCTTGTCTAGTGGAGAATTCCAGCTGATCAGACAAACTCTCCTTATCTTCTTCCAAGACATGCACATTAGG GTGTCTATTTTCCTAAAGGATAAAGTGCAGAACTCCAATGGCCGCTTTGTACTTCCCACCAGTGGTCCTGTGCCTTATGGAACACAAGTCCCAGGCTTGATAAG GATGTTTAGCTGCAACGGTGAAGAGGTGACCAGGCGGAAGTTCGGTAACGGAGGAAACTACACCTCTGCTCTCCGGGAGGGATCTTTTGAGATATTTGGAGAAAGGGTCACCAAACTAGGCACGAATAT GTACAGTGTAAGCCGTCCAGTGGAAACCCACATGTCAGGAACATCTAAAAATTCTGCTCAGCACACTAAG GTCAACGTTGCTCCCAATCCGTTGGCCAAAGAGGAGCTGAACCTGTTGGCCAGGTTAATGGGAGGGTTAGAAGTTCAGAAGACAGGAAATGCTGACAGCGGCTTCCGAGTCAACCTCTTCGCCACcgatgaagaagaaga AGAGGCATTAATATCAAGACCAGATGACCTTTCATATGGAGTCATAAACATCCAAGCAACGAAG AACCAGCAGGCCAATGCAGAGCTGGCCAAGATCATGGGAGAGTTCACAGAGTCTGGAGATCAATCACCCAGTTCCAGCAGCAAAGGGGATGACCTCCTGGCCATGATGGACGGGCTGTGA
- the LOC129109809 gene encoding cornifelin-like: MSNPVVTHQPGAGSYGTNVQTGEWSTHLCSCFSDCFVCALGCICPIALSCYTANKYGENCCLGCIPGGTAALRTHMRLTYGIQGTVINDALMTFFCGLCETCRMAREIHIRNGE, from the exons ATGTCGAACCCAGTGGTCACCCATCAACCAGGCGCAGGCAGCTATGGGACAAATGTCCAAACAGGAGAATGGAGCACACACCTGTGCTCCTGCTTCAGTGACTGTTTTGTCT GTGCTCTTGGTTGCATCTGTCCAATTGCATTGAGCTGCTACACAGCTAATAAGTATGGAGAAAACTGCTGCTTGGGTTGTATTCCAGGAGGCACAGCCGCCCTAAGGACTCATATGAGACTGACCTATGGTATTCAA GGAACAGTAATCAATGATGCCTTGATGACCTTTTTCTGCGGGTTGTGCGAGACATGCAGAATGGCACGTGAAATCCACATCAGGAATGGAGAATAA